From the genome of Solidesulfovibrio carbinolicus, one region includes:
- a CDS encoding metal ABC transporter solute-binding protein, Zn/Mn family has product MIQRLTLLILGIIFISATPVQAKILAAVSIAPEAYFLKQIAGERAEVVVMVPPGADAHTYEPKPRQLADLSKAVVYFAIGMDFEDAWLPRFAAANPKMVIVKTDAGIDKIPMVAHHDDNDHDHDKGKKGHGHGKTEKGHEHHDGEPDPHVWLSPSLVKVIGASMRDALAKADPEGAADYAAGYARFAAQCDALDAEIKKVFADVPAGQRKFMVFHPSWGYFARDYGLTQIPIEQLGREPGPKALAGLIKEAKADGVKVIFVQPQLSAAQAETIAKGIGGATAAINPLAEDWPASLRGAAAALRQGLAGKTETK; this is encoded by the coding sequence ATGATCCAACGCTTGACTCTTTTGATTCTGGGTATCATTTTCATATCCGCCACGCCAGTCCAGGCCAAGATCCTGGCTGCGGTCAGCATCGCGCCCGAGGCCTATTTCCTGAAGCAGATCGCCGGCGAGCGGGCCGAGGTGGTGGTGATGGTGCCGCCCGGGGCCGACGCCCATACCTACGAGCCCAAACCCCGGCAACTGGCCGATCTGTCCAAGGCGGTGGTCTATTTTGCCATCGGCATGGACTTCGAGGACGCCTGGCTGCCCCGGTTCGCGGCGGCCAACCCCAAGATGGTCATCGTCAAAACCGATGCCGGCATCGACAAGATCCCCATGGTCGCCCATCACGATGACAACGATCACGATCATGACAAGGGGAAAAAAGGCCACGGCCACGGCAAGACGGAAAAAGGCCACGAGCACCATGACGGCGAGCCCGATCCCCATGTCTGGCTGTCGCCGAGCCTGGTCAAGGTCATCGGCGCGTCCATGCGCGACGCCCTGGCCAAGGCCGATCCCGAGGGCGCGGCCGACTATGCCGCCGGTTATGCGCGCTTCGCCGCCCAGTGCGACGCCCTTGACGCGGAGATCAAAAAGGTATTTGCCGATGTGCCGGCCGGGCAGCGCAAATTCATGGTGTTTCATCCTTCCTGGGGGTATTTTGCCCGGGACTACGGGCTGACCCAGATTCCCATCGAACAACTTGGCCGCGAACCCGGCCCTAAGGCCCTGGCCGGGCTCATCAAGGAAGCCAAGGCCGACGGGGTCAAGGTGATTTTCGTGCAACCGCAATTAAGCGCCGCCCAGGCCGAGACCATCGCCAAGGGCATCGGCGGCGCCACCGCCGCCATCAATCCCCTGGCCGAGGACTGGCCGGCCAGCCTTCGCGGCGCGGCCGCAGCCCTGCGCCAGGGACTGGCCGGCAAGACGGAGACCAAGTGA
- a CDS encoding mechanosensitive ion channel domain-containing protein — protein MTGDAARFWGLILFLAACLLGGQANLCHSRDATAPALVLAAGPGKYVIKAGDTLGLLSLRYGVPTAAILKANPGLNPARLPLGKEIIIPSGTKTAGEAVPAVQSAPVTAPAGSGGLELRPEKAPQATPPLHGHDLPDSPQKIAPLSPPSTGPRDLPQAGGAKPSAPSAPSLAGAVAGSRDMPAASNAAPAPTPTGPEAASGPAAKGWPVWGVVAVAASGLALVFVFQGALGNLAAGMTLRLLRPFRTGDAVSLAGIVGRVESMGAWYVAIRSETGEAVYVPNAKAAGEIVVVAKAGKAATPKETPRRVQRG, from the coding sequence CCTCTGCCATTCCCGGGACGCCACCGCGCCGGCCCTGGTGCTGGCCGCCGGTCCCGGCAAATACGTCATCAAGGCCGGCGACACCCTGGGGCTTCTATCCCTGCGCTACGGCGTGCCCACGGCCGCTATTTTGAAGGCCAACCCCGGCCTCAACCCGGCCCGGCTGCCCCTGGGCAAGGAAATCATCATCCCCAGCGGCACAAAAACGGCAGGCGAGGCCGTGCCGGCTGTCCAGTCCGCTCCTGTGACGGCCCCGGCCGGCAGCGGCGGCCTGGAGCTGCGCCCGGAAAAGGCTCCCCAGGCCACGCCCCCCTTGCACGGCCACGATCTGCCCGACAGCCCGCAAAAAATCGCGCCCCTGTCCCCGCCCTCGACCGGCCCGCGCGATCTGCCCCAGGCCGGCGGGGCCAAGCCGTCCGCGCCGTCGGCCCCTTCGTTGGCCGGCGCGGTGGCCGGATCGCGGGACATGCCTGCCGCATCGAATGCCGCTCCCGCGCCGACCCCGACCGGGCCGGAAGCCGCCTCTGGCCCGGCCGCCAAGGGATGGCCTGTTTGGGGCGTGGTCGCCGTCGCGGCCAGCGGATTGGCGCTGGTTTTCGTCTTTCAGGGGGCGCTGGGCAATCTGGCCGCCGGGATGACCTTGCGGCTGCTGCGGCCGTTTCGTACGGGCGACGCCGTGAGCCTGGCCGGCATCGTCGGCCGGGTGGAGTCCATGGGCGCGTGGTACGTGGCCATCCGCTCCGAAACGGGTGAGGCCGTCTACGTGCCCAACGCCAAGGCGGCCGGGGAGATTGTTGTGGTGGCCAAGGCCGGTAAGGCCGCTACGCCTAAGGAAACGCCGCGTCGGGTCCAGCGAGGCTGA
- a CDS encoding acyltransferase family protein, with product MTQLKNSAPASFAASGRRLGDWLAETFLLRGARIPALDGIRGWAILMVFNVHFFARYQPKFYFTEPGGAPWTALTIVHAGSFGVDLFFFLSGLLVYKSLMAKPVGALRFLYDRYRRLLPVIVFVTLYVAADTPPRRLFDNLFFLNIFNEPPIHFFTWPLVYEMYFYVLCAAVFIGCRRLRFVSGWPFFFALVAALVVCEFEVRFRISFSRFLGFFWGVALARLLAVEAGRRALAALPSWTWAVGLGLLLYCRWLWGSGWFMAAGGNEHLKNLLFFSAVNASLFLVTASVMTRASILSRLFSSTPLRFLGIISYSLFMTHMLALQITQNLVGIPVTNVWSMLANHAVTVLAATGLAMFSFYYLERPYFLRPASPKQAPPR from the coding sequence ATGACGCAACTTAAGAACTCCGCTCCCGCATCGTTTGCCGCGTCCGGCCGCCGCTTGGGCGACTGGCTGGCCGAAACCTTTTTGCTGCGCGGCGCGCGCATTCCGGCCCTGGACGGCATTCGCGGCTGGGCCATCCTCATGGTCTTCAACGTGCATTTCTTTGCCCGTTACCAGCCGAAATTCTATTTCACCGAACCCGGCGGCGCGCCCTGGACCGCCTTGACCATCGTGCACGCCGGAAGTTTCGGCGTGGACTTGTTCTTTTTTTTAAGCGGCCTGCTCGTTTACAAAAGCCTCATGGCCAAGCCGGTTGGGGCCTTGCGCTTTCTCTACGACCGCTACCGGCGGCTTTTGCCGGTCATCGTCTTCGTCACCCTTTACGTGGCCGCCGACACGCCGCCCAGACGGCTTTTCGACAACCTCTTTTTTCTCAATATCTTTAACGAGCCGCCCATCCATTTCTTCACTTGGCCGCTGGTCTACGAAATGTATTTCTACGTGCTGTGCGCGGCCGTGTTCATCGGCTGCCGGCGGCTTCGATTCGTTTCCGGCTGGCCGTTTTTCTTTGCCCTGGTCGCGGCCCTGGTCGTGTGCGAGTTCGAGGTGCGCTTTCGCATTTCCTTCAGCCGTTTCCTGGGCTTTTTCTGGGGCGTGGCCCTGGCCCGCCTCCTGGCCGTCGAGGCCGGCCGCCGCGCCCTTGCCGCCCTGCCTTCCTGGACCTGGGCCGTGGGGTTGGGGCTGTTGCTCTATTGCCGCTGGCTGTGGGGCTCGGGCTGGTTCATGGCCGCCGGCGGCAACGAGCATCTCAAGAATCTGCTCTTTTTCAGCGCCGTCAACGCCTCGCTGTTTCTCGTCACGGCCTCGGTCATGACCCGGGCCTCGATTCTGTCCCGCCTTTTTTCCTCCACGCCCCTGCGGTTTCTGGGCATCATCAGCTATTCGCTTTTCATGACCCACATGCTGGCCCTGCAGATCACCCAAAACCTGGTCGGCATCCCGGTGACGAACGTCTGGTCCATGCTGGCCAACCACGCCGTCACCGTCCTGGCCGCCACGGGGCTGGCCATGTTCTCATTTTATTATCTGGAGCGGCCCTATTTTCTCCGCCCAGCCTCCCCCAAACAGGCCCCCCCTCGGTAA
- a CDS encoding ATP-binding cassette domain-containing protein produces MNSAMRIELQNASVTLARAKALSDVSLTLAAGETLLVLGANGSGKSTLLRLLRGDIWPDDDGQGRRVYVSGPGPGRASPIGVRHRFAVISPELQRTVKRLWGHLDAATVILSGPRDAMYVQAAPTPAERAALEEALTRLGIEHLRDAPVGALSNGQLRAVLLARGLACRPKVLFLDEFLDGLDAAAARTASQVMAAAAASGAAIVLTSHTGAGLPPGPARGLVLAGGRVVHEGSANSAREHYARTIAGCLETVLPAHSPECALADEADAYEASGLPLVVVEKASVFLDRREILRAVNLTVTPGGHLALVGANGSGKSTLLKLMAGEHHPALGGRVSRPGLAAPEGLTDLRDIRRRIGLASFELEADYDKEISALEVVLSGAQASIGLYMEPTNRELRAAQRWMAFFGVEQLAERKLGALSAGQTRRLFLARAMAAEPRLLLLDEPFSGLDATSRRAAMEAVSAAARAGVTVVCAVHRPEDVIPEIRAVARIKNGRVSLAGPDAAFP; encoded by the coding sequence GTGAACTCCGCCATGCGCATTGAGCTGCAAAACGCTTCCGTCACCCTGGCCAGGGCCAAGGCCCTGTCCGACGTTTCCCTGACCCTGGCTGCCGGCGAGACCCTGCTCGTCCTTGGAGCCAACGGCTCGGGCAAATCGACGCTGCTGCGCCTGCTTCGGGGCGACATCTGGCCCGACGACGACGGCCAGGGAAGGCGCGTCTACGTCAGCGGCCCTGGCCCGGGCCGGGCCTCGCCCATCGGCGTGCGCCACCGTTTCGCCGTCATATCCCCAGAACTCCAGCGCACGGTCAAACGGCTGTGGGGCCACCTGGACGCCGCAACCGTCATCCTGTCCGGCCCCCGCGACGCCATGTATGTCCAGGCCGCGCCGACCCCGGCCGAGCGGGCCGCTCTGGAAGAGGCGCTCACGCGTCTTGGTATCGAGCACCTGCGCGACGCCCCGGTCGGCGCGCTCTCCAACGGCCAGTTGCGGGCCGTGCTCCTGGCCCGGGGGCTGGCCTGCCGGCCGAAGGTCCTATTTCTCGACGAATTTCTCGACGGTCTGGACGCGGCCGCCGCGCGAACTGCCAGCCAGGTCATGGCCGCGGCGGCGGCCTCGGGCGCGGCCATCGTGCTGACCAGCCATACCGGGGCCGGCCTGCCGCCCGGTCCGGCCCGGGGGCTGGTCCTGGCCGGCGGCCGTGTGGTCCATGAAGGCTCGGCCAATTCGGCCCGGGAACACTACGCCCGGACCATCGCCGGCTGCCTGGAAACGGTGTTGCCGGCCCATAGTCCGGAGTGCGCCCTGGCCGACGAGGCCGACGCTTATGAGGCCTCGGGCCTGCCGCTGGTGGTTGTGGAAAAGGCCTCGGTCTTTCTCGACCGGCGGGAAATCCTGCGCGCGGTGAATCTGACCGTTACACCGGGCGGCCATCTGGCCCTGGTCGGGGCCAACGGCTCGGGCAAGTCCACGCTTTTAAAGCTCATGGCCGGTGAGCACCATCCGGCCTTGGGCGGCCGGGTCAGTCGGCCGGGGCTGGCCGCGCCCGAGGGACTGACCGACCTGCGCGACATCCGCCGCCGCATCGGGCTAGCCTCGTTTGAACTCGAAGCCGACTACGATAAGGAGATTTCCGCCCTGGAGGTGGTCCTGTCCGGCGCCCAGGCCAGCATCGGGCTCTACATGGAGCCCACGAACCGGGAGCTTCGCGCGGCGCAACGGTGGATGGCCTTTTTCGGAGTGGAGCAACTCGCCGAGCGCAAGCTCGGGGCGCTTTCCGCCGGCCAGACGCGGCGGCTGTTTCTGGCTCGGGCCATGGCGGCCGAACCGCGATTGCTCCTTTTGGACGAGCCGTTCTCAGGCCTGGACGCGACCTCGCGCCGGGCGGCCATGGAGGCCGTGTCGGCGGCGGCCCGGGCCGGGGTCACGGTGGTGTGCGCCGTGCACCGGCCCGAGGACGTGATTCCCGAAATACGGGCCGTGGCCCGCATCAAGAACGGCCGGGTCAGCCTCGCTGGACCCGACGCGGCGTTTCCTTAG
- the dapA gene encoding 4-hydroxy-tetrahydrodipicolinate synthase codes for MEFRGAITALVTPFRSGEVDEEAFRALIEWQIEQGIHGLVPCGTTGESATLSHEEHKRVIRICVDQVKGRVPVLAGAGSNNTREAIELTQDAKDAKADGALLITPYYNKPTQAGLVAHFKAIADRVDMPFIVYNVPGRTAVNLLPETLAILKKEIRQVIGVKEATGDLTQVSRVLEFCGEDFQVLSGDDFTALPTMAIGGCGVISVVSNFVPKKMSAMCEAVFAGDLKTAKALHYDMSPLYRAAFIETNPVPAKTALALMGRFPFETRLPMVPLLPDNKAKLEAVLQKVGLI; via the coding sequence ATGGAGTTTCGCGGCGCAATTACGGCGTTGGTCACGCCGTTTCGAAGCGGCGAAGTCGATGAGGAGGCTTTCCGCGCCCTCATCGAATGGCAGATCGAGCAAGGCATCCATGGCCTTGTCCCCTGCGGCACCACGGGGGAATCCGCCACGCTGTCCCACGAGGAGCACAAACGGGTCATCCGCATCTGCGTGGACCAGGTCAAAGGCCGCGTGCCCGTCCTGGCCGGGGCCGGCTCCAACAACACCCGCGAGGCCATCGAGCTGACGCAGGACGCCAAGGACGCCAAGGCCGACGGCGCGCTCCTGATCACCCCCTATTACAACAAACCGACCCAGGCCGGACTGGTGGCCCATTTCAAGGCCATCGCCGACCGGGTGGACATGCCCTTTATCGTCTACAACGTGCCGGGCCGCACGGCCGTCAATCTGCTGCCCGAGACCCTGGCCATCCTCAAAAAGGAGATCCGCCAGGTCATCGGCGTCAAGGAAGCCACCGGCGACCTCACCCAGGTCTCGCGCGTGCTGGAATTTTGCGGCGAAGACTTCCAGGTGCTCTCCGGCGACGACTTCACCGCCCTGCCCACCATGGCCATCGGCGGCTGCGGCGTCATCTCGGTGGTCTCCAACTTCGTGCCGAAAAAGATGTCGGCCATGTGCGAGGCGGTCTTTGCCGGGGACCTCAAGACGGCCAAGGCCCTGCACTACGACATGAGCCCGCTGTACCGGGCGGCGTTTATTGAAACCAACCCCGTGCCGGCCAAGACGGCCCTGGCGCTTATGGGCCGCTTCCCCTTCGAGACGCGCCTGCCCATGGTGCCGCTGCTGCCGGACAACAAGGCCAAGCTCGAAGCCGTGCTCCAAAAAGTCGGCCTCATCTAA